A window of Clavibacter michiganensis contains these coding sequences:
- a CDS encoding glycoside hydrolase family 13 protein, translating into MTSPAPTALSTAARDDISTHPDSTPQHGTGSEWWRTAVIYQIYPRSFADSDGDGIGDLPGITERLPALRELGVDAVWLSPFFLSPQNDAGYDVADYCAVDPLFGTLDDFERMQRRAHQLGLRVIVDIVPNHTSSAHRWFQEALAAPAGSEERARYMFRDGKGADGELPPNNWESIFGGPAWTRLTEPDGTPGQWYLHLFDSSQPDLDWTNPWVRERFREILRFWLDRGVDGFRVDVAHGMVKAPGLPDYTPPEGQGSMGGAGGVDDQPAPPPPYFAQEGVHEIYREWREIFDSYEGDRAMVAEAWVEPLAKLADWVRPDEMHQAFNFSYLETPWDAAALRRTIDASLVTFSSVGAPSTWVLSNHDVVRHASRLALSGENPQGVGIGPLSTVTVDEELGLRRARAASALMLALPGSAYIYQGEELGLPEDTRLPDEARQDPTFHRTAGERYGRDGCRVPIPWEAGRPSYGFSEGDASWLPQPDDWDRFARDAEQADPASTLSLYTEALLLRREHGLALGTLEWITAEGDDVIAFESAGVTVIANLGDAAVPLPEGRVLIASRPLDGDAVPSDTTVWLIRE; encoded by the coding sequence ATGACTTCGCCTGCCCCCACAGCCCTGTCCACGGCTGCCCGGGACGACATCTCGACCCACCCCGACAGCACCCCGCAGCACGGCACCGGATCCGAGTGGTGGCGCACCGCCGTCATCTACCAGATCTACCCGCGCTCGTTCGCCGACTCCGACGGCGACGGCATCGGCGACCTCCCCGGCATCACCGAGCGCCTCCCCGCGCTCCGCGAGCTCGGGGTCGACGCCGTCTGGCTCTCCCCCTTCTTCCTCTCGCCGCAGAACGACGCGGGCTACGACGTCGCCGACTACTGCGCGGTGGATCCGCTGTTCGGCACCCTCGACGACTTCGAGCGGATGCAGCGCCGCGCGCACCAGCTCGGCCTCCGGGTGATCGTCGACATCGTCCCGAACCACACCTCCTCCGCGCACCGCTGGTTCCAGGAGGCGCTCGCGGCCCCCGCAGGCAGCGAGGAGCGCGCCCGCTACATGTTCCGCGACGGGAAGGGCGCCGACGGCGAGCTGCCCCCGAACAACTGGGAGTCGATCTTCGGCGGCCCGGCGTGGACCCGCCTGACGGAGCCCGACGGCACGCCCGGCCAGTGGTACCTGCACCTGTTCGACTCGTCGCAGCCCGACCTCGACTGGACGAACCCCTGGGTGCGCGAGCGCTTCCGCGAGATCCTGCGCTTCTGGCTCGACCGCGGCGTCGACGGGTTCCGCGTGGACGTCGCGCACGGCATGGTCAAGGCGCCCGGTCTCCCCGACTACACGCCGCCCGAGGGCCAGGGCAGCATGGGCGGCGCAGGCGGCGTGGACGACCAGCCCGCTCCCCCGCCGCCGTACTTCGCGCAGGAGGGCGTGCACGAGATCTACCGCGAGTGGCGCGAGATCTTCGACTCCTACGAGGGCGACCGCGCGATGGTCGCCGAGGCGTGGGTCGAGCCGCTCGCCAAGCTCGCCGACTGGGTGCGCCCGGACGAGATGCACCAGGCCTTCAACTTCAGCTACCTCGAGACGCCGTGGGACGCCGCGGCGCTGCGGCGCACGATCGATGCGTCCCTCGTGACGTTCTCGTCCGTGGGCGCGCCCAGCACGTGGGTGCTGTCGAACCACGACGTGGTGCGGCACGCCAGCCGCCTCGCGCTCTCGGGTGAGAACCCGCAGGGCGTCGGCATCGGGCCGCTCTCGACCGTGACGGTGGACGAGGAGCTCGGCCTCCGCCGCGCCCGCGCCGCCAGCGCGCTCATGCTGGCTCTCCCCGGCAGCGCCTACATCTACCAGGGCGAGGAGCTCGGGCTGCCCGAGGACACCCGACTGCCCGACGAGGCGCGCCAGGATCCGACGTTCCACCGCACCGCGGGCGAGCGCTACGGCCGCGACGGCTGCCGCGTGCCGATCCCGTGGGAGGCCGGGAGGCCGTCGTACGGCTTCAGCGAGGGCGACGCCAGCTGGCTGCCGCAGCCCGACGACTGGGACCGGTTCGCGCGCGACGCCGAGCAGGCGGATCCCGCGTCAACCCTCTCCCTCTACACGGAGGCGCTGCTGCTGCGCCGCGAGCACGGTCTCGCGCTGGGCACGCTCGAGTGGATCACCGCGGAGGGCGACGACGTGATCGCGTTCGAGAGCGCGGGCGTCACCGTGATCGCGAACCTCGGCGACGCCGCCGTGCCGCTGCCCGAGGGCCGCGTGCTGATCGCGAGCCGGCCGCTCGACGGCGACGCCGTGCCGTCGGACACGACCGTGTGGCTGATCCGGGAGTAG
- a CDS encoding M23 family metallopeptidase, producing MLTPDETAGTVYPTRRERREAERRAAEAQEAPEAQEAPLDDSVAQPAAEPAQVAPAPRVLHIPVEAPAAPRAHLPAAAEPASAAAAETIPLATRARRLRAASASAPESRRSSYVPAKRASVPAAAPHARVRGRRVPASSRPALAAPAPEAAAGRRRSNASRGLTLLTMAFVATVTIATSLPSSAFLTGQDMAQANVVTDAPATSIPSQSVALSAAPAATIVGGTDDAFTATTPQQIMLAQTSKGAGAFTNDINGTIQWPFASGVPISGVFGHRIAPCSNGCSSDHKGVDFAPGMGAPIQAIADGVVREAVNSDTGLGVHLVIDHVIDGQLVTSVYGHMLPGSLRVKAGDPVKVGTQIGQVGNTGASTGPHLHLEIHVADGTPVDPFAWLQEHAN from the coding sequence GTGCTGACCCCCGACGAGACCGCAGGGACCGTGTACCCGACGCGACGCGAGCGCCGCGAGGCCGAGCGCCGGGCGGCGGAGGCGCAGGAGGCGCCCGAGGCGCAGGAGGCGCCCCTGGACGACTCCGTCGCGCAGCCCGCGGCCGAGCCCGCGCAGGTCGCCCCCGCGCCCCGCGTCCTCCACATCCCGGTCGAGGCCCCCGCGGCCCCGCGCGCGCACCTCCCCGCGGCCGCCGAGCCCGCCTCCGCGGCCGCCGCCGAGACGATCCCCCTCGCGACCCGCGCCCGCCGCCTCCGCGCCGCCTCCGCCTCCGCGCCCGAGTCGCGCCGCTCCTCGTACGTGCCCGCGAAGCGCGCGAGCGTCCCCGCCGCCGCGCCCCACGCCCGCGTCCGAGGCCGTCGCGTCCCCGCCTCCTCGCGTCCCGCCCTCGCCGCGCCGGCGCCCGAGGCCGCCGCCGGCCGTCGTCGTTCGAACGCCTCCCGCGGCCTCACGCTCCTCACCATGGCGTTCGTCGCGACGGTGACCATCGCGACCTCGCTGCCGTCCTCCGCGTTCCTCACCGGCCAGGACATGGCGCAGGCGAACGTGGTCACGGACGCGCCGGCCACCTCGATCCCCAGCCAGAGCGTCGCGCTCTCCGCGGCCCCCGCGGCGACCATCGTCGGCGGCACCGACGACGCCTTCACGGCCACGACGCCGCAGCAGATCATGCTCGCCCAGACGTCCAAGGGCGCCGGCGCGTTCACGAACGACATCAACGGCACCATCCAGTGGCCCTTCGCCTCGGGCGTGCCCATCAGCGGCGTCTTCGGCCACCGCATCGCGCCCTGCTCCAACGGCTGCTCGAGCGACCACAAGGGCGTCGACTTCGCGCCCGGCATGGGCGCGCCCATCCAGGCCATCGCCGACGGCGTCGTGCGCGAGGCCGTCAACAGCGACACCGGCCTCGGCGTCCACCTCGTCATCGACCACGTGATCGACGGGCAGCTCGTCACGAGCGTCTACGGCCACATGCTGCCGGGATCCCTGCGCGTCAAGGCGGGCGATCCGGTCAAGGTCGGCACGCAGATCGGCCAGGTCGGCAACACGGGCGCCTCCACCGGCCCGCACCTGCACCTCGAGATCCACGTCGCGGACGGCACCCCGGTGGATCCGTTCGCCTGGCTCCAGGAGCACGCGAACTAA
- a CDS encoding inositol monophosphatase family protein codes for MTTPGDTALLTIARDIAVRAGELALRRRREGVEVAASKSSPEDIVTHTDRETEDLIRQALRDVRPDDGFLGEESEGTSGSSGLTWVVDPIDGTVNFLYGIPAWAVSIAVVEGEADPLTWTARAGCVVNPTLGEVYTATKGGGSALDGRPLAVNAGVPLSLALVGTGFSYGAETRMRQGRVVTDLLGEVRDIRRIGAASLDLCNVAAGRTDAYFERGLKPWDHAAGGLIAAEAGARVTGIGGGPASAELLIAADPELARALEERLERPRA; via the coding sequence ATGACGACCCCCGGTGACACCGCGCTCCTGACCATCGCCCGCGACATCGCCGTCCGCGCCGGGGAGCTCGCCCTCCGCCGCCGCCGCGAGGGCGTCGAGGTGGCCGCGTCGAAGTCGAGCCCCGAGGACATCGTCACGCACACCGACCGCGAGACCGAGGACCTCATCCGTCAGGCGCTGCGGGACGTGCGCCCCGACGACGGCTTCCTCGGCGAGGAGTCCGAGGGCACGTCCGGCAGCTCCGGCCTCACCTGGGTGGTCGACCCCATCGACGGCACCGTCAACTTCCTCTACGGGATCCCCGCGTGGGCCGTGAGCATCGCCGTGGTGGAGGGCGAGGCGGATCCGCTCACCTGGACCGCGCGCGCCGGCTGCGTCGTGAACCCCACCCTCGGCGAGGTGTACACGGCGACGAAGGGCGGCGGGTCCGCGCTGGACGGTCGACCGCTCGCCGTGAACGCCGGCGTGCCGCTCAGCCTCGCGCTCGTCGGCACCGGCTTCTCCTACGGCGCCGAGACGCGCATGCGACAGGGCCGCGTGGTCACGGACCTGCTCGGCGAGGTGCGCGACATCCGCCGCATCGGCGCCGCGTCGCTCGACCTCTGCAACGTCGCGGCGGGCCGCACCGACGCCTACTTCGAGCGCGGCCTCAAGCCGTGGGACCACGCGGCGGGCGGCCTCATCGCGGCCGAGGCGGGCGCGCGCGTGACCGGGATCGGCGGCGGACCGGCGTCGGCCGAGCTCCTGATCGCGGCGGATCCGGAGCTCGCGCGCGCCCTCGAGGAGCGGCTGGAGCGCCCGCGCGCATAG
- a CDS encoding YoaK family protein — MSRPLPEGSYIAALLVMTTATGAIDGVSYLALDRVFTGNMTGNVLFIGFGLVGVADIPVLNNLVALVAFMLGAVIASRITRRAPTDVHLPRSSVWILATGTLLTLALAVVWLAVGTLDTGVMIAITGFLALLLGAQAAAVKSIGLRDLSTVVVTMTMVNLSSDSRVAGGTGAAWARRIGAIVCMGLGALVAALITTHVGGAWALLAAGGLMVVGVGLLWNARRVERKRLRETAASGHDERTVASPA; from the coding sequence GTGTCCCGTCCCTTGCCCGAGGGCTCCTACATCGCCGCCCTGCTCGTGATGACCACCGCGACGGGCGCCATCGACGGCGTCAGCTACCTCGCGCTCGACCGCGTCTTCACCGGCAACATGACCGGCAACGTGCTCTTCATCGGCTTCGGCCTGGTCGGCGTCGCCGACATCCCCGTGCTCAACAACCTCGTGGCGCTTGTCGCCTTCATGCTCGGCGCGGTCATCGCGTCGCGCATCACCCGGCGCGCGCCCACCGACGTGCACCTGCCGCGCTCCTCCGTGTGGATCCTGGCCACGGGCACCCTGCTCACCCTCGCGCTCGCGGTGGTCTGGCTCGCCGTCGGGACGCTCGACACCGGCGTCATGATCGCCATCACGGGCTTCCTCGCGCTGCTCCTCGGCGCGCAGGCGGCCGCGGTGAAGAGCATCGGGCTGCGCGACCTCTCCACCGTCGTCGTGACCATGACGATGGTGAACCTCTCCTCCGACAGCCGCGTGGCCGGCGGCACGGGCGCCGCGTGGGCCCGCCGCATCGGCGCGATCGTCTGCATGGGGCTCGGCGCCCTGGTCGCCGCGCTCATCACGACGCACGTCGGCGGCGCGTGGGCGCTGCTCGCCGCGGGCGGGCTGATGGTGGTGGGCGTGGGCCTGCTGTGGAACGCGCGTCGCGTGGAGCGCAAGCGCCTGCGGGAGACCGCCGCGTCGGGCCACGACGAGCGCACGGTCGCCTCGCCCGCCTGA
- a CDS encoding aldo/keto reductase produces the protein MFPAAPGPRTRALGTSGVVVSTLGLGTSGFGWTADREEAWAILDAYREEGGTFVDTASSYSQWVPGHAGGESEAIIGGWLAARGCRDDVVVGTKVGKSRDAPGTSAESIRRGVDASLRRLGTGHVDVVHAHLDDTRTPLEETVAALSDLVKEGKARLVGVSGFRPERTEEALALAHGSGAVPVGVVQEEYSLLARDHAEGRLQALVRQEGLGLVAHSVLAKGFLTGKYLPGAPAVPSARALDAEQYMSAGGHATVRTAEEIARMRGVTVAEVAIAWVLGRPGIASALVGARTARQIRQLMPAAQLVLDDEEVSRLASAAARATRDETA, from the coding sequence ATGTTCCCCGCCGCACCCGGCCCACGCACGCGCGCCCTCGGCACGTCCGGCGTCGTCGTCTCCACGCTCGGCCTCGGCACGAGCGGCTTCGGCTGGACCGCCGACCGCGAGGAGGCGTGGGCGATCCTCGACGCCTACCGCGAGGAGGGCGGCACCTTCGTCGACACCGCGTCCTCGTACTCGCAGTGGGTGCCCGGCCACGCGGGCGGCGAGTCCGAGGCGATCATCGGCGGCTGGCTGGCGGCGCGCGGCTGCCGTGACGACGTGGTCGTCGGCACGAAGGTCGGCAAGAGCCGCGACGCCCCCGGCACGTCGGCCGAGTCCATCCGCCGCGGGGTCGACGCCTCGCTCCGCCGCCTCGGCACCGGGCACGTCGACGTCGTGCACGCCCACCTCGACGACACGCGCACCCCGCTCGAGGAGACCGTCGCCGCGCTGTCCGACCTGGTGAAGGAGGGCAAGGCGCGGCTCGTCGGCGTCTCCGGCTTCCGGCCCGAGCGGACCGAGGAGGCGCTCGCGCTCGCGCACGGATCCGGCGCGGTGCCCGTCGGCGTGGTGCAGGAGGAGTACAGCCTCCTGGCGCGCGACCACGCGGAGGGGCGGCTGCAGGCGCTCGTCCGGCAGGAGGGCCTCGGCCTCGTCGCGCACAGCGTGCTCGCCAAGGGCTTCCTCACGGGCAAGTACCTGCCGGGCGCGCCCGCCGTGCCGTCCGCGCGGGCGCTCGACGCCGAGCAGTACATGTCGGCCGGCGGGCACGCCACGGTGCGCACCGCCGAGGAGATCGCGCGGATGCGCGGCGTCACGGTCGCCGAGGTCGCCATCGCCTGGGTGCTCGGTCGGCCCGGGATCGCCAGCGCTCTCGTGGGCGCGCGCACGGCCCGGCAGATCCGGCAGCTGATGCCCGCCGCGCAGCTCGTGCTCGACGACGAAGAGGTCTCCCGCCTCGCCTCCGCCGCCGCCCGGGCGACGCGCGACGAGACCGCCTGA
- a CDS encoding YajQ family cyclic di-GMP-binding protein, producing MADSSFDVVSKVDRMEADNAVHQTQKEVEQRYDFKNVGASIEWSGDTILMKASSEERVKAILDVLQTKMIKRGIGLKSLEEGEPFASGKEYRIEVTLKQGIDQANAKKLGKIIRDEGPKGIKSRVEGDELRVSSKSRDDLQQTIALLKGADVDLDLQFVNFR from the coding sequence ATGGCAGATTCCTCGTTCGACGTCGTCAGCAAGGTCGACCGCATGGAGGCGGACAACGCCGTCCACCAGACCCAGAAGGAGGTGGAGCAGCGCTACGACTTCAAGAACGTGGGCGCCTCCATCGAGTGGAGCGGCGACACCATCCTCATGAAGGCCTCGAGCGAGGAGCGCGTGAAGGCGATCCTCGACGTGCTGCAGACGAAGATGATCAAGCGCGGCATCGGCCTCAAGAGCCTCGAGGAGGGCGAGCCCTTCGCGTCCGGCAAGGAGTACCGCATCGAGGTCACGCTCAAGCAGGGCATCGACCAGGCCAACGCGAAGAAGCTCGGCAAGATCATCCGCGACGAGGGCCCCAAGGGCATCAAGAGCCGCGTCGAGGGCGACGAGCTCCGCGTCTCGAGCAAGAGCCGCGACGACCTGCAGCAGACCATCGCGCTGCTCAAGGGCGCGGACGTCGACCTCGACCTGCAGTTCGTCAACTTCCG